A single window of Hylaeus volcanicus isolate JK05 chromosome 8, UHH_iyHylVolc1.0_haploid, whole genome shotgun sequence DNA harbors:
- the LOC128880686 gene encoding activating signal cointegrator 1 complex subunit 2 isoform X1 translates to MTGNVSRENMDPLKNPDFLSLDKLEICIKADGVLESVNAMDKRWVEDHYFLNYEDPKIYNEDGSEIMGAKERWMEIVQCMIDDLKWLLSLQFYRFWSNIVFNKSILNALVSFLQEAPPFYALETFSNCPEMLELLETLSRYVLMTFTRLVTNKESSEEYMDRPFLGNLLYENFIFTVPIIFDLCQLYGRENDKIMKRLLKSLFILEPRYNNDFQKAVPCLIEAFENVERKFTSPVCNANEAVSLLKETPELTLFNLEDMILYLLDISSTITVFLRNYPPAVSTFHREDFMNKIVSIYEGTIPEMYKKLGKLGYNEANIAKYMELKHRLDVIRVEILQLFRTIIYEPIKNTQKNLNTMTEAEIKNHVEEYLTFLTSAISEKEFITDYDRFYPVTSDLKILSNICAEVDAIKCNYILNSISATVGKSNTPSAAVFNDVIEGVAGPSGVQTRAVTSSGSLSSSNEKKIPLMKNGVKLASLITEVQDIFNDLDERFIEMCLEHYKYDTASVINAVLENTLPPQLEKLKDLKPTVNDTPPDYTHCIPIYNDQTVDPDELDEFSDDNDDDVRVKTREVIEVPKDYITRNYSFIDDYEDEYDDTYDNRDSRSTTQYDSVEIDSRPFTTPRILLPRRKVDMANESESEDEDLGAEQNGKDHFVQNPAELRTRAEERRQANRGRRASSNVAGKLYLLRCIDSHIIRRFIELTKKAFKIFDRVISLYTQVNPEDKGKRKKSYSIGSRKTPIKHHVLITIAVRVLNGNEIKEWFHLKFIYTSTISM, encoded by the exons ATGACGGGAAATGTATCGCGTGAGAACATGGATCCACTCAAG AATCCGGATTTTCTGTCTCTGGACAAACTAGAGATATGTATAAAAGCAGATGGTGTTCTTGAGTCTGTTAATGCTATG gaTAAAAGGTGGGTGGAagatcattattttttaaattacgaagatcctaaaatatataatgagGACGGATCTGAAATTATGGGGGCAAAGGAACGTTGGATGGAAATTGTCCAATGCATGATTGATGATTTAAAATGGTTACTTAGCCTCCAGTTTTACAG attctGGTCGAACATCGTATTCAATAAATCGATACTAAATGCATTAGTATCTTTTCTACAAGAAGCACCACCATTTTATGCTttagaaactttttcaaactGTCCAGAAATGTTGGAACTTCTAGAAACTCTTAGTCGCTATGTGCTTATGACCTTTACACGTCTTGTGACAAACAAGGAAAGCAGCGAGGAATACATGGATCGTCCATTTCTTGGAAACctattgtatgaaaatttcatatttacgGTACCAATTATCTTTGATCTCTGTCAACTTTATGGCcgagaaaatgataaaataatgaagagACTTTTAAAGAGTTTATTCATATTAGAACCACGGTACAATAATGATTTTCAAAAAGCAGTTCCTTGTCTTATAGAG gcctttgaaaatgttgaaagaaaattcactAGTCCTGTTTGTAATGCCAATGAAGCAGTTTCGCTACTGAAAGAAACTCCAGAacttacattatttaatttagaggATATGATATTATATCTATTGGATATATCATCAACGATTACTgtgtttttaagaaattaccCACCTGCAGTGAGTACATTTCATAGAGAAGATTTTATGAATAA AATTGTTTCGATATATGAGGGCACAATACCTGAGATGTATAAAAAATTAGGTAAGCTAGGATATAATGAAGCAAATATAGCGAAATATATGGAACTGAAGCATCGATTAGATGTGATAAGGGTTGAAATTTTACAGCTCTTTCGAACTATAATATACGAACCCATAAAGAATAcacagaaaaattt aaatacgATGACAGaagcagaaataaaaaatcatgttgaagAATATCTTACATTTTTAACCAGTGCAATTTCGGAGAAAGAATTCATTACAGATTACGATCGATTTTATCCAGTAACATCGGATCTGAaaattttgtcaaatatttgtGCTGAAGT TGAtgcaataaaatgtaattacataTTGAACTCGATCAGTGCAACTGTTGGAAAATCAAATACTCCGTCTGCTGCTGTCTTCAATGATGTAATT GAAGGCGTAGCTGGACCTAGTGGTGTTCAAACTCGGGCCGTAACATCTAGTGGTAGTTTAAGTTCTTCAAATGAGAAGAAAATACCTTTAATGAAGAACGGCGTTAAATTGGCCTCACTTATAACTGAGGTTCAAGATATCTTTAATGATTTAGACGAACGTTTTATCGAG ATGTGTTTGGAACATTACAAATATGATACTGCGTCTGTGATAAATGCCGTATTGGAAAATACATTACCACCccaattggaaaaattgaaagatttaaAACCCACAGTGAACGATACACCGCCAGATTACACG CATTGTATTCCAATCTACAATGACCAAACTGTTGACCCCGATGAATTGGACGAGTTCAGTGACGATAACGATGACGACGTTCGCGTTAAAACTCGCGAAGTCATCGAAGTACCCAAAGATTATATAACGAGAAA TTACAGCTTTATAGATGATTACGAGGATGAATATGACGATACGTATGATAACAGAGATTCGCGCAGTACTACACAATACGATTCCGTTGAGATAGATTCCAGACCTTTTACTACGCCAAGA ATACTCCTCCCAAGGCGAAAAGTCGATATGGCTAATGAATCTGAATCGGAGGATGAAGATTTAGGAGCTGAACAAAACGGTAAAGATCATTTTGTACAGAATCCGGCCGAATTGCGTACTAGAGCTGAAGAACGAAGGCAAGCTAATCGAGGCAGAAGAGCTTCAAGCAACGTAGCTGGTAAGTTGTATTTATTAAGATGCATCGACAGTCACATTATTAGACGTTTCATAGAGCTCACGAAAaaagcatttaaaatatttgatcgcGTAATTTCCCTTTATACGCAGGTAAACCCAGAGGACAAGGGCAAGAGAAAGAAATCTTATTCAATAGGCAGCAGAAAAACACCCATAAAGCATCACGTGCTAATCACAATCGCCGTTCGGGTGCTCAATGGAAACGAAATCAAGGAATGGTTCCATCTTAAATTTATCTATACTTCTACAATATCAATGTAA
- the LOC128880688 gene encoding bridging integrator 3-like, with the protein MTWNPLKKNHLTQRPTPAPPLLSHVEDRELDVAVQRLIYVEDTIRKLTKEMKKYIEAVVNLDRADQRLTLNLTTCGLAHLNDEFRKVVEDYHSVTTQIGKTVQEMAVLCQKTFIEPLKKLRDEFALIAAAIAKREELVAAWRNYYNRVRKLQEKKDRTASHIAKLERERRAEEAAAKDLKTVHAQLLVELPTFLDKRLEYIKPSIHALIMVQLDYYGSTTKLFTHLMPIPNALGSPSSAMVPEDEYQQTVANQMNRIRALTIVKNH; encoded by the exons ATGACGTG GAATCCTTTAAAGAAAAACCATTTGACACAGAGACCCACACCAGCACCGCCTCTGTTATCTCATGTAGAAGACAGAGAGCTCGATGTTGCAGTTCAAAGACTTATTta CGTTGAAGATACAATTAGGAAACTgacaaaagaaatgaagaagtaTATAGAAGCTGTAGTAAACTTAGATCGTGCAGACCAAAGACTAACGCTAAATTTGACAACTTGTGGCCTGGCTCATCTCAACGATGAGTTTAGAAAAGTAGTGGAAGACTACCACTCTGTTACCACTCag ATCGGGAAGACAGTACAAGAAATGGCAGTTCTTTGtcaaaaaacatttatagaacctttaaaaaaattacgagaCGAGTTTGCTCTAATAGCTGCAGCAATAGCCAAACGTGAAGAGCTGGTAGCTGCTTGGAGAAATTATTACAATCGCGTAAGAaagttacaagaaaaaaaggataGAACAGCCAGTCATATTGCAAAACTGGAAAGAGAAAGACGAGCAGAAGAAGCAGCTGCAAAGGATCTAAAGACTGTACATGCTCAACTACTCGTCGAACTACCTACATTTCTTGACAAGAGACTAGAATATATTAAGCCTAGTATACATGCTTTGATAATGGTACAGTTAGATTATTATGGaagtacaacaaaattatttacacacTTAATGCCAATTCCAAATGCTTTGGGATCACCGTCCAGTGCGATGGTACCCGAAGACGAATATCAACAAACTGTGGCTAACCAAATGAACAGAATAAGAGCTCTTACCATTGTCAAAAATCATTGA
- the LOC128880686 gene encoding activating signal cointegrator 1 complex subunit 2 isoform X2, translating to MTGNVSRENMDPLKNPDFLSLDKLEICIKADGVLESVNAMDKRWVEDHYFLNYEDPKIYNEDGSEIMGAKERWMEIVQCMIDDLKWLLSLQFYRFWSNIVFNKSILNALVSFLQEAPPFYALETFSNCPEMLELLETLSRYVLMTFTRLVTNKESSEEYMDRPFLGNLLYENFIFTVPIIFDLCQLYGRENDKIMKRLLKSLFILEPRYNNDFQKAVPCLIEAFENVERKFTSPVCNANEAVSLLKETPELTLFNLEDMILYLLDISSTITVFLRNYPPAVSTFHREDFMNKIVSIYEGTIPEMYKKLGKLGYNEANIAKYMELKHRLDVIRVEILQLFRTIIYEPIKNTQKNLNTMTEAEIKNHVEEYLTFLTSAISEKEFITDYDRFYPVTSDLKILSNICAEVDAIKCNYILNSISATVGKSNTPSAAVFNDVIEGVAGPSGVQTRAVTSSGSLSSSNEKKIPLMKNGVKLASLITEVQDIFNDLDERFIEMCLEHYKYDTASVINAVLENTLPPQLEKLKDLKPTVNDTPPDYTHCIPIYNDQTVDPDELDEFSDDNDDDVRVKTREVIEVPKDYITRNYSFIDDYEDEYDDTYDNRDSRSTTQYDSVEIDSRPFTTPRILLPRRKVDMANESESEDEDLGAEQNGKDHFVQNPAELRTRAEERRQANRGRRASSNVAGKPRGQGQEKEILFNRQQKNTHKASRANHNRRSGAQWKRNQGMVPS from the exons ATGACGGGAAATGTATCGCGTGAGAACATGGATCCACTCAAG AATCCGGATTTTCTGTCTCTGGACAAACTAGAGATATGTATAAAAGCAGATGGTGTTCTTGAGTCTGTTAATGCTATG gaTAAAAGGTGGGTGGAagatcattattttttaaattacgaagatcctaaaatatataatgagGACGGATCTGAAATTATGGGGGCAAAGGAACGTTGGATGGAAATTGTCCAATGCATGATTGATGATTTAAAATGGTTACTTAGCCTCCAGTTTTACAG attctGGTCGAACATCGTATTCAATAAATCGATACTAAATGCATTAGTATCTTTTCTACAAGAAGCACCACCATTTTATGCTttagaaactttttcaaactGTCCAGAAATGTTGGAACTTCTAGAAACTCTTAGTCGCTATGTGCTTATGACCTTTACACGTCTTGTGACAAACAAGGAAAGCAGCGAGGAATACATGGATCGTCCATTTCTTGGAAACctattgtatgaaaatttcatatttacgGTACCAATTATCTTTGATCTCTGTCAACTTTATGGCcgagaaaatgataaaataatgaagagACTTTTAAAGAGTTTATTCATATTAGAACCACGGTACAATAATGATTTTCAAAAAGCAGTTCCTTGTCTTATAGAG gcctttgaaaatgttgaaagaaaattcactAGTCCTGTTTGTAATGCCAATGAAGCAGTTTCGCTACTGAAAGAAACTCCAGAacttacattatttaatttagaggATATGATATTATATCTATTGGATATATCATCAACGATTACTgtgtttttaagaaattaccCACCTGCAGTGAGTACATTTCATAGAGAAGATTTTATGAATAA AATTGTTTCGATATATGAGGGCACAATACCTGAGATGTATAAAAAATTAGGTAAGCTAGGATATAATGAAGCAAATATAGCGAAATATATGGAACTGAAGCATCGATTAGATGTGATAAGGGTTGAAATTTTACAGCTCTTTCGAACTATAATATACGAACCCATAAAGAATAcacagaaaaattt aaatacgATGACAGaagcagaaataaaaaatcatgttgaagAATATCTTACATTTTTAACCAGTGCAATTTCGGAGAAAGAATTCATTACAGATTACGATCGATTTTATCCAGTAACATCGGATCTGAaaattttgtcaaatatttgtGCTGAAGT TGAtgcaataaaatgtaattacataTTGAACTCGATCAGTGCAACTGTTGGAAAATCAAATACTCCGTCTGCTGCTGTCTTCAATGATGTAATT GAAGGCGTAGCTGGACCTAGTGGTGTTCAAACTCGGGCCGTAACATCTAGTGGTAGTTTAAGTTCTTCAAATGAGAAGAAAATACCTTTAATGAAGAACGGCGTTAAATTGGCCTCACTTATAACTGAGGTTCAAGATATCTTTAATGATTTAGACGAACGTTTTATCGAG ATGTGTTTGGAACATTACAAATATGATACTGCGTCTGTGATAAATGCCGTATTGGAAAATACATTACCACCccaattggaaaaattgaaagatttaaAACCCACAGTGAACGATACACCGCCAGATTACACG CATTGTATTCCAATCTACAATGACCAAACTGTTGACCCCGATGAATTGGACGAGTTCAGTGACGATAACGATGACGACGTTCGCGTTAAAACTCGCGAAGTCATCGAAGTACCCAAAGATTATATAACGAGAAA TTACAGCTTTATAGATGATTACGAGGATGAATATGACGATACGTATGATAACAGAGATTCGCGCAGTACTACACAATACGATTCCGTTGAGATAGATTCCAGACCTTTTACTACGCCAAGA ATACTCCTCCCAAGGCGAAAAGTCGATATGGCTAATGAATCTGAATCGGAGGATGAAGATTTAGGAGCTGAACAAAACGGTAAAGATCATTTTGTACAGAATCCGGCCGAATTGCGTACTAGAGCTGAAGAACGAAGGCAAGCTAATCGAGGCAGAAGAGCTTCAAGCAACGTAGCTG GTAAACCCAGAGGACAAGGGCAAGAGAAAGAAATCTTATTCAATAGGCAGCAGAAAAACACCCATAAAGCATCACGTGCTAATCACAATCGCCGTTCGGGTGCTCAATGGAAACGAAATCAAGGAATGGTTCCATCTTAA